CATGGAGCCACGGACAACTTCGACAAGTACTGCGGACATGCTGACTCTCTCCTTAGTTGTATGTTCACGTGTCAACCGTAGGAACGGACGATGCAGAGGGTCGTATGGGAAGGTTGGGACAGATCGACGGTGTGCTCATGGCGCATAGGCATGCGCCGTTCATCGAAGACGATGCGCACGACAGGGCGCGAGGGCAGTTGCGGGTTCGCTTTGACGACGATGCCGGTTTCGCCGTTGCTCAGTTGGACGGCCGAGCCGATGCGGTAGATGGTGATGCTGTCCAGCAGCGCTTTGACGATCCGTTCCGGAAAAAGGGTGCCGCTGGCGCCCATCAGATACTCGACGATCTCGACCGGGTTGTAGCCCGGACGGTGGTTGCGCGTGGACGTCATCGCCTCAAAGACATCGGCCACACCCACCAACTGGCTGAAGAGGTGGATCTGCTTCCCCTGCAATCGGCGGGGATAGCCGGAGCCGTCCAGCCGCTCGTGGTGCTGCAACGCCATGAGGGCGATCTCCTCAGGCAGCGCTGTATCCCGGACGAGGGTGTCATAGCCGTGCTCCGTATGCTCCTCGATCCGGCGGCGGCTCTCGGGGCTCAGCGCCCCATCGGCGAAGAGGACCTCCGGCGGGACTTTTTTCTTGCCGATATCGTGCAGAAGACCGCCTAGGGCGACCATGCGCAGGCTTTCCTCGGACAGCCGCATCGCCAGCCCTGTCAGCACCGCCAAAACGGCCACATTGACGGCGTGTTTAAACGTAAAGGCGTCCGTCGACTTCATTTCCAGCAGGTGGTTGATCCGGTTGCGTTCACGGAGCAGACCGCCGAACAGTGCCAGCAAATCGCTCATTTCACGGTCATGGCTCCCCTGCTGGGAGTAGTGGATGACGGCGCTGTTCACTTGCAGCAGAAGATCCTCCCGCAGCAGATCATAAAAAGCCCGTTCCTCCGGCGGCTCCTGGTCATGAACAGAGCCTGCCCCGTCGGGGGCATTCTCGTGATCTCCCGCGCCCGCCGTCGTTCGGGTCAATCGCCCCGAGGCGCCTTTGGCGCTTTTACGCGCGAGCTTTGAGGTGACCTCCACCCACTCTACGCCGAGGTTTTTTAAAAAGTGGATGCGTCGTTCATCCAGGACGGTCCCACGGGGCAAGAGCAAGGCCCCAGTCTTAGTATAGATGGGCTCGTCCAAAATCAATCCTTTTTGGACAGCGTCGATGTTGATCCGGCTCATCAACCCCCACCCCCAACGGATTCTCCCCTTTTTGCCATTTCCCCCCTACAAGCTTCGGCAAAGAGGCGGAACAATCCTCTTGACTCGGGTTCACAGTGACACAAATCTTCCGGGTGCCACTGCACCGCCATGATGAAGCCGGGCCCGATCCCTTCGAGGGCTTCGATGATCCCGTCCGGAGCGGCGGCGACAGGCCGCAGTTCCCGGCCGACGCGGTCGACAGACTGGTGGTGGAAGCTGTTGACCCGGCCGAATCCGGGGGGATAAATCTCCCGCAGCCGGCTGCCGCCGGTCACCTCAATCGAGTGGGAGGGGTGCCAGCGGGGCGCCTTCTGCTGGTGGCGCAGGGCGATCGGGCGCTGGCGAGGGATATCTTGGATGAGCGTCCCGCCCAGAGCCACGTTGAGAACCTGCATTCCCCGGCAGACGGCCAGGACGGGCAGTTGCCGCCGCAACGCCTCAGCGGTAAGGGTAAATTCCAGGGCATCCCGCTCAGGGTCGACCTCTCCCAAGGCGGCGTGGGGCTGCTGGCCGTAGCGCGCCGGGTCGATATCGCCGCCGCCGGAGAGGACGACGCCATGAGCCATGTCCAGGTAGTTCCAGGGTTCCTCCGCTGCTTCGAGCGGAACGGGCCAAACGGTGAGGCCGGCGCCGGCGAGGGCACGGCAGTACTCCCGGCGAAGCGACAATCGGCCTCGCTCAAAGGACGGCGTGAGCAACACCCGAGGTCTGGACATCGGCCTCCCCCTCCTGCTGGACATGTTTTGGAGCAAATAGAAAAACCCGGGGGCAATTCCCGGGTTTTTGGTCCCTTCAGATGTCGACGAGCCCCAGACTGATCTCCAGCGCCCGTGCGACTTTATCCATCATTTCATCATCGAGCATGCCGATTTTTTCACGAAGGCGGGTCTTATCGATGGTGCGGATCTGTTCCAGCAAGACGACCGAGTCCCGATCCAGCCCGCTGCGGCGGGCTGGCACTTCCACATGAGTCGGCAGTTTGGCCTTGCTGATCTGGGAGGTGATGGCGGCGACGATGGTGGTGGGAGAGTATTGGTTGCCGATGTCGTTCTGAATGATCAAAACGGGGCGGGTTCCTCCCTGTTCCGAGCCGACGACCGGGTTCAATTCGGCGTAGTAAACTTCTCCTCTTCGTATGGCCATGGGGGCTACCTGGCCAACCTCGCCTCGTACAGGCGCTCCACATCCACCTCGGCGACGAAGCCTTCCAGCGCGAGTTCCAGGTTGATGCGGGCCATTTCGGCATAGCCCCTGCGCATCTGATCGCGCAAGACCTTGCGCTTGTGCTCGCTCATGTATAAATTCACCGCTTCCCGAATGAGTTGGCTGCGGTTCATCTTCTCGGCCATCAATACCCGGTCCAGTTCGTCCAACAATGATTCCGGCAAGGTAACCTGGATGCGTTTCAACTCGGGCACACAGTGCACCTCCCAGGGATAATCCGCCTTCGTACTCCATTATAGTAATTGTGCCCCAAAGTGCGCAAGGGTAACATAGCGCCCCTGCTCATCCAATTTATGGCACATAGTGACGAGGCACCCGCGGCGAGAGGACGCTCAGGATCTCATAGGAAATCGTCCCGTCCGCCCGCGCCCAGTCCTCGACAGGGGCCGTCCGCCAGGCGCCGCCTTCCTGCCAGCGTCCGAAGAGCGTCACCTCGTCCCCTTCCGCCAGTTCGGCGTCGCCGATGTCGATCATGAACTGGTCCATGCAAATCCGGCCGACCTGGGGAAAATAGCGATCTCCCTTATAGGCGCCGATGCGGCCCGACAGGGTGCGCCGGATCCCGTCGGCGTAGCCGAGAGGGAGCGTGGCGATGCGCGTCCGCCGGGGGCAGCGGTATGTACAGCCGTAACTGATCGGCGTCCCGGCGGCGACCTCCTTGATGAAGACGATGCGGGCCTTCAGGGTCATCACCGGCTCCAAGGACGCCCCGTCCCGCCTGACCCCATCAAAGGGGGATGAGCCGTAGAGGGCGATTCCCGGGCGCACCCCTTCGAGATGGGACTCGGGGAGGTCAAGGATGGCTGCCGAGTTGGCCATATGCCGCATCGGGATCTCGAGGCCGGCCTGTTGCAGCCGTCCGGTGATCGTCAAAAACCGTTCCAACTGTTCCCGGGCGAAGGACTTGTCGGGCTCATCAGCCGTGGCGAAGTGGCTGAAGACGCCCTCGACGGAGATCCCCGGCAGCCGGGCGATGGCCAGCATCTCCCGCACACCCTCGTCACCCTGAAAACCGACGCGGCCCATGCCGGTCTCCACCTTCAGGTGGATCCGCGCCGTCCGTCCAAGCCGCACGGCCGCCGCCGAAAGGGCTTCCGCCACCGTCCGGCAGTAGACGGACTGGCTCAGGTCTTCGGCGACAACGCGGTAACAGGCTGACGGCGGGGTGTACCCCAGGATCAGGATGGGCTGTGTGATCCCGGCGTCGCGCAGTTTCAACGCCTCATCCAACAAAGCCACGACAAAGCGGTCTACGCCCTGACGGAGGGCTTCCCGAGCCAGCGCGACGGCGCCGTGGCCGTAGCCGTCGGCTTTGATCACCGCCATCAGGCGAGCCTGCGGTTGAGTCGCTTGGCGCAAGACCCGCAGGTTATGGGCAAAGGCGCCGAGACGGATTTCCGCCCAAGCGGGACGCCCATCGGCAGGGTAAGCTCCAGCGGGTTCTTTCCCATCCACTGTGTATCCTTTAGCCTGGGAGCCGACGGCTATGGGGAAGTTATTTTCGTCGATTTCGCTTTCCAGCGCTGTGTCCATTCGTCGCCCCTCACTCGAAGTCGGTGACAAGCGCCCGGAGGATGTCGGCGCGGGTGACGATCCCGACCAGTTTGCCGTTCCGAAGCACCGGCAGGCGGTTGACCTGCTGCTCCGTCATCAGGCTGGCCATTTCCGAGACCCGGGCCTCTTCCTCGACGGTGATCACGTCGCCCGTCATGATTTCTTCAGCCCTCAGGGCGATGGACTTACGGAATTCCTCTTCAAAGCGCTTGGGGCTTTCCAGGTAGATCATGCCGCCCAGGAGGGAGATGAAGCTGGGGTAGCGGAGGTCTTTATCCTTAAACAACAGGTCCCCTTCGGAAATGATCCCGACAACGCCGCCCTGACGGGAAATGACAGGCACACCGCTGATCCGCTTCTCGATCATCAGTTTGACCACGTCAGCCACAGGGGTATCGGGGTAGACCGTATACACCTCCCGGCTCATGACCTCGGAGGCTAGCAAATCTTTCGAACTCATCAGGCACCCGCCTTTCTCATCCACTGCGTCCCTTTGTCAGGCCGGCTCCAGTTGCAGCCAGGCCTCAGCCAGACTGCCAGCGATATCGCCGGCGTTCATGGCGCGCTGGCCAAGCCGCCGGGCCGAACAATCGCCGGCCAGTCCATGGATATACGCGCCAAGCGCGGCCGCCCGCTCGGCGGCAAGCCCCTGGGCAGCCAGCGCGCCGATAATCCCGGCGAGGACATCGCCGCTGCCGCCGGCGGCCATCCCCGGGTTCCCCGTCGGATTGACGTAGACCTGCCCGTCCGGCGTGGCCACCAGGGTGCGGGCGCCCTTCAAAACGATGACACAACCCCATTCCCGGGCATAGCGCGTCGCCACGCCAGCCCGATCCGACTGGACCGCGTCTGTGTCGCATCCGGCCAAACGGGCCATCTCACCGGGGTGGGGCGTCAGGATGACGGGCCCTCCCGCCGCTGCCAGCAGGTCGATGTTGCCCGCCAGGACGTTGAGGCCGTCGGCGTCAATGACGACCGGTCCGGCGGCGCCTTCCAGGCAGGCGAGGAGGAAATCGGCCCGTTCCGCCGCCCGTCCCAGCCCCGGCCCGACGACAGTGGCCGTAAAGGCGCTTCGATCACGCTCCTGCAGGGACTGCCCGGTCAGACCGCCGGCTTGGTCAGGCAAAGACCAGGTCATCGCCTCGGGAACCTGCGGGGCGACAAGAGGGAGGATCGTTTGCGGGACGGCGACCGTCAGCAGACCGACACCGGCTCGCAACGCCCCCAGCACCGCCAGCACGACGGCGCCGGCCATCCCTGCCTG
The Heliomicrobium undosum genome window above contains:
- a CDS encoding type II toxin-antitoxin system PemK/MazF family toxin; translated protein: MAIRRGEVYYAELNPVVGSEQGGTRPVLIIQNDIGNQYSPTTIVAAITSQISKAKLPTHVEVPARRSGLDRDSVVLLEQIRTIDKTRLREKIGMLDDEMMDKVARALEISLGLVDI
- a CDS encoding CopG family ribbon-helix-helix protein, producing the protein MPELKRIQVTLPESLLDELDRVLMAEKMNRSQLIREAVNLYMSEHKRKVLRDQMRRGYAEMARINLELALEGFVAEVDVERLYEARLAR
- a CDS encoding CBS domain-containing protein, producing the protein MSSKDLLASEVMSREVYTVYPDTPVADVVKLMIEKRISGVPVISRQGGVVGIISEGDLLFKDKDLRYPSFISLLGGMIYLESPKRFEEEFRKSIALRAEEIMTGDVITVEEEARVSEMASLMTEQQVNRLPVLRNGKLVGIVTRADILRALVTDFE
- a CDS encoding HD-GYP domain-containing protein, which gives rise to MSRINIDAVQKGLILDEPIYTKTGALLLPRGTVLDERRIHFLKNLGVEWVEVTSKLARKSAKGASGRLTRTTAGAGDHENAPDGAGSVHDQEPPEERAFYDLLREDLLLQVNSAVIHYSQQGSHDREMSDLLALFGGLLRERNRINHLLEMKSTDAFTFKHAVNVAVLAVLTGLAMRLSEESLRMVALGGLLHDIGKKKVPPEVLFADGALSPESRRRIEEHTEHGYDTLVRDTALPEEIALMALQHHERLDGSGYPRRLQGKQIHLFSQLVGVADVFEAMTSTRNHRPGYNPVEIVEYLMGASGTLFPERIVKALLDSITIYRIGSAVQLSNGETGIVVKANPQLPSRPVVRIVFDERRMPMRHEHTVDLSQPSHTTLCIVRSYG
- a CDS encoding gamma-glutamyl-gamma-aminobutyrate hydrolase family protein, with product MSRPRVLLTPSFERGRLSLRREYCRALAGAGLTVWPVPLEAAEEPWNYLDMAHGVVLSGGGDIDPARYGQQPHAALGEVDPERDALEFTLTAEALRRQLPVLAVCRGMQVLNVALGGTLIQDIPRQRPIALRHQQKAPRWHPSHSIEVTGGSRLREIYPPGFGRVNSFHHQSVDRVGRELRPVAAAPDGIIEALEGIGPGFIMAVQWHPEDLCHCEPESRGLFRLFAEACRGEMAKRGESVGGGG
- the alr gene encoding alanine racemase gives rise to the protein MDTALESEIDENNFPIAVGSQAKGYTVDGKEPAGAYPADGRPAWAEIRLGAFAHNLRVLRQATQPQARLMAVIKADGYGHGAVALAREALRQGVDRFVVALLDEALKLRDAGITQPILILGYTPPSACYRVVAEDLSQSVYCRTVAEALSAAAVRLGRTARIHLKVETGMGRVGFQGDEGVREMLAIARLPGISVEGVFSHFATADEPDKSFAREQLERFLTITGRLQQAGLEIPMRHMANSAAILDLPESHLEGVRPGIALYGSSPFDGVRRDGASLEPVMTLKARIVFIKEVAAGTPISYGCTYRCPRRTRIATLPLGYADGIRRTLSGRIGAYKGDRYFPQVGRICMDQFMIDIGDAELAEGDEVTLFGRWQEGGAWRTAPVEDWARADGTISYEILSVLSPRVPRHYVP